Proteins from a genomic interval of Streptomyces sp. NBC_01445:
- a CDS encoding tyrosine-type recombinase/integrase: MAGHIQDRWYKTETSPEGKAVRVKTERYGTGLRYRARFVGPDGTEKSKSFRDGQKRLAEKWLNKIETDMGSGQYVDPSTAKKTFQQYTEKWLSTLGADPNTIESMKSQLGLHAFPYIGSRPLGSFKPEHIREWVAVLEAKVPGSYGRIIYANVRAALSAAVDDGYLSRNPVSARSVKPPKLDPKRVVPWSAERVFAVQDALPDRYRAMVDLGAGCGMRQGEILGIAVDAVDFESDTLHVVQQLKLSRSKPVFALPKGGKTRDIPLPEPVAEALKAHLKRFPPVEITLPWKTVDGPKVTHRIIFTAPGGNHVWRTSLNDYAWKPALVAAGLLPAPETKDDAYSAAREHGMHALRHFYASALLDSGENIKAVSEYLGHSNAALTLRIYAHLMPSSQARTRTAIATVYDRGQRSL, translated from the coding sequence ATGGCCGGCCACATCCAAGACCGCTGGTACAAAACAGAGACCTCGCCCGAAGGAAAGGCTGTTCGCGTCAAGACCGAGCGTTATGGCACTGGGCTCCGCTACCGCGCACGGTTCGTCGGACCCGACGGTACCGAGAAGTCCAAGAGCTTCCGCGATGGACAAAAGCGCCTTGCCGAGAAGTGGCTGAACAAAATTGAGACCGACATGGGTAGCGGTCAGTACGTCGACCCGAGCACGGCCAAAAAGACCTTCCAGCAGTACACAGAGAAGTGGCTCAGCACGCTCGGGGCGGACCCGAACACCATCGAGTCGATGAAGTCTCAACTTGGCCTGCACGCTTTCCCGTACATCGGGTCTCGACCGCTTGGGTCATTCAAGCCGGAGCACATCCGTGAGTGGGTGGCGGTGCTCGAAGCGAAGGTGCCGGGCTCGTACGGCCGCATCATCTACGCGAACGTACGCGCCGCCTTGAGCGCGGCCGTCGATGACGGCTACCTCAGCCGTAACCCCGTCTCGGCTCGCTCGGTGAAGCCGCCGAAGCTTGACCCGAAACGCGTCGTGCCGTGGTCGGCGGAGCGCGTGTTCGCGGTGCAGGACGCGTTGCCCGATCGGTACCGGGCGATGGTCGACCTGGGCGCGGGGTGTGGCATGCGGCAGGGGGAGATCCTCGGTATTGCCGTGGATGCTGTCGACTTCGAGTCAGACACGCTTCACGTGGTCCAACAGCTGAAGCTCAGCCGGAGCAAGCCCGTATTCGCCCTTCCCAAGGGTGGCAAGACGCGGGATATCCCTCTGCCCGAACCCGTCGCGGAAGCGCTCAAGGCCCACTTGAAGCGTTTCCCGCCAGTTGAGATCACCCTGCCTTGGAAGACGGTTGACGGGCCGAAGGTGACGCACAGGATCATCTTCACAGCGCCCGGGGGAAATCACGTGTGGCGCACCTCCCTGAATGACTACGCCTGGAAACCCGCTCTCGTCGCGGCCGGACTCCTTCCCGCCCCGGAGACGAAGGACGATGCGTATTCGGCGGCGCGCGAGCACGGCATGCACGCGCTGAGGCACTTCTACGCATCCGCGCTCCTCGACAGCGGAGAGAACATCAAGGCCGTGAGTGAGTACCTTGGGCACAGCAATGCGGCCCTCACGCTGAGGATCTACGCCCACCTCATGCCAAGCAGCCAGGCGCGGACGCGGACTGCCATCGCGACCGTCTACGACAGGGGCCAACGATCGCTGTGA
- a CDS encoding helix-turn-helix transcriptional regulator has product MSRTRSARPDPRATLRSGLPDRYLTPEDIAEIFEVPKETVYQWRKKRTGPPGFRIGKHVRYDPADVYAYIAARKNQDASAA; this is encoded by the coding sequence ATGAGCCGAACCCGTTCCGCTCGACCCGACCCCCGCGCGACCCTCCGCAGCGGTCTGCCCGACCGGTACCTCACCCCAGAAGACATCGCGGAGATCTTCGAGGTGCCTAAGGAAACCGTCTACCAGTGGCGCAAGAAGCGCACCGGGCCGCCCGGCTTCCGCATTGGCAAGCACGTCCGATATGACCCTGCCGACGTCTACGCCTATATCGCCGCACGCAAAAACCAGGACGCCTCCGCAGCCTGA
- a CDS encoding ATP-binding protein, giving the protein MADDDKTPAREVITDYAQEHFRYFRTPDGTVYAQKNGHPVARPIRSQGTTGSHRQELMVGLFRDGRGVFNGSAIKEALDLIEALALSEDVQPVYIRVAPGFDGATWLDLGRDDGQSVRIHPTGWEITVPDPREVCWRRTQLTGELPLPAKDTDGKGIDLLMRLCNFATADTESLALTWLIGCLGPSVPVPAPFLTGPQGAGKSTGGRMLIRIVEGMTGDLRRAPKDEENLIAAVAAGWVTALDNLSHMSPDLSDAMCCIVTGAESVKRALFTDGDVFRVGYRRPLLLTGIDVGVIRPDLAERLLPLRLERPKVRRTEAELWVDYEEVLPLVLGSLLDLTVKVRAVKVETPTDLRMADFAHLCAQFDAATGLGALPAYRASLDDLNDDVIEGDLLAQTVLRHADTISPGAAQRMTSTEWLHLLSGLYNDDGLRPLPKGWPTTGKVLSDRLKRLQPTLAARGVLIDSGRTSTGRYLEMTRPTAPTPQEHKRMF; this is encoded by the coding sequence GTGGCAGACGACGACAAGACCCCGGCCCGCGAGGTCATCACCGACTACGCACAAGAGCACTTCCGGTACTTCCGCACCCCCGACGGCACCGTCTACGCGCAGAAGAACGGCCACCCCGTGGCCCGCCCGATCCGCTCCCAGGGCACCACGGGCAGCCACCGCCAGGAACTCATGGTCGGTCTGTTCCGCGACGGACGCGGCGTCTTCAACGGCAGCGCCATCAAAGAGGCGCTGGACCTGATCGAAGCACTCGCACTGAGCGAGGACGTCCAGCCCGTGTACATCCGGGTCGCCCCGGGCTTTGACGGTGCGACGTGGCTGGACCTGGGACGCGACGACGGGCAGTCCGTGCGCATCCACCCCACCGGATGGGAGATCACCGTTCCCGACCCGCGTGAGGTGTGCTGGCGTCGCACGCAGCTCACCGGGGAACTGCCCCTGCCGGCCAAGGACACCGACGGCAAGGGCATCGACCTGCTGATGCGGCTGTGCAACTTCGCCACCGCAGACACCGAATCCCTCGCTCTCACCTGGCTGATCGGCTGTCTCGGTCCGTCCGTCCCAGTCCCGGCACCGTTCCTGACCGGGCCGCAGGGCGCGGGCAAGTCCACCGGCGGGCGGATGCTGATCCGGATCGTGGAGGGCATGACCGGGGACCTGCGCCGGGCCCCGAAGGATGAAGAGAACCTGATCGCGGCCGTGGCGGCCGGGTGGGTAACCGCCCTGGACAACCTGTCCCACATGTCGCCGGATCTGTCCGACGCGATGTGCTGCATCGTGACCGGCGCCGAGAGCGTCAAGCGCGCGCTGTTCACCGACGGAGACGTGTTCCGCGTCGGCTACCGCCGTCCCCTGCTCCTCACCGGCATCGACGTCGGCGTCATCCGGCCCGACCTCGCGGAGCGGCTCCTGCCGCTGCGTCTGGAGCGGCCCAAGGTCCGGCGCACTGAAGCGGAGCTGTGGGTGGACTACGAGGAGGTGCTGCCCCTCGTACTCGGCTCGCTCCTGGACCTCACGGTCAAGGTCCGCGCGGTGAAAGTGGAGACGCCGACGGATCTGCGGATGGCGGACTTCGCGCACCTGTGCGCACAGTTCGACGCCGCGACCGGCCTCGGGGCGCTGCCCGCGTACCGGGCGAGCCTGGACGACCTGAACGACGACGTGATCGAGGGCGACCTGCTCGCGCAAACCGTCCTGCGGCACGCCGACACAATTTCCCCGGGCGCGGCCCAGCGGATGACGTCCACGGAGTGGCTGCACCTCCTCAGCGGCCTCTACAACGACGACGGGCTGCGTCCCCTCCCGAAGGGGTGGCCGACCACGGGCAAGGTGCTCTCCGACCGCCTCAAGCGCCTCCAGCCGACCCTGGCCGCCCGAGGCGTCCTCATCGACTCGGGCCGCACGAGCACGGGCCGCTACCTCGAAATGACCCGCCCGACCGCACCGACCCCGCAGGAGCACAAGCGCATGTTCTGA
- a CDS encoding bifunctional DNA primase/polymerase gives MSEHLRTALNLAASGVPVLPLRAGKVPFGNCRRCADAACGGRPNMKNPGSCACPGPCHAWAAATTDPEVINSGSWHRAWLRASAVAYHPGGAGLTVVDLDRADAMAWARDNLPTTQTVPTTRGEHWLYLGRMQSANGVRPGVDIKSTMAYARWLGFGTGTMTDLPDTVRALASSKPAPPRPALPAVTVPAPAGGGECRHRTPAFLERGIAMAEQRITEVTSGVHNAVYRTFLAVLSTHGGCGCLTDTHVGRLFAAAQAKGESARHCTEAWANARTTLGV, from the coding sequence ATGAGCGAGCACCTGCGCACCGCGCTCAATCTGGCCGCCTCCGGGGTCCCCGTGCTGCCGCTGCGAGCGGGGAAGGTCCCGTTCGGTAACTGCCGCCGCTGCGCGGACGCCGCGTGCGGCGGCCGGCCGAACATGAAGAACCCCGGGTCCTGCGCCTGCCCCGGACCCTGCCACGCATGGGCCGCCGCGACCACCGACCCCGAAGTCATCAATTCCGGCTCCTGGCACCGCGCATGGCTGCGCGCAAGCGCGGTCGCCTACCACCCGGGCGGGGCGGGGCTGACGGTCGTGGACCTGGACCGGGCCGACGCCATGGCGTGGGCCCGCGACAACCTGCCCACCACGCAGACCGTGCCCACCACCCGGGGCGAACACTGGCTCTACCTCGGTCGGATGCAGTCAGCCAACGGCGTGCGGCCGGGCGTGGACATCAAGTCCACGATGGCCTACGCCCGCTGGCTCGGGTTCGGCACCGGCACGATGACTGACCTGCCGGATACCGTGCGCGCGCTCGCCTCGAGTAAGCCCGCCCCGCCCCGGCCCGCGCTGCCGGCCGTCACCGTGCCCGCGCCAGCCGGGGGCGGGGAGTGCCGTCACCGCACGCCCGCGTTCCTGGAGCGCGGCATCGCGATGGCTGAGCAGCGCATCACCGAGGTCACCAGCGGCGTGCACAACGCCGTGTACCGCACGTTCCTGGCCGTGCTCTCCACCCACGGCGGGTGCGGCTGCCTCACCGACACCCACGTTGGCCGACTGTTCGCCGCCGCGCAGGCCAAGGGAGAGAGCGCCCGGCACTGCACCGAAGCATGGGCCAATGCCCGCACCACGTTGGGAGTGTGA
- a CDS encoding DNA cytosine methyltransferase, whose amino-acid sequence MTQPTDRRRAAGSPPRIIGLCAGYGGLEAAVRAHIGGQVVAFAENDPYAATVYTARHPGVPNIGDITTADWEQVRDLYRPEVISAGFPCRNTSNAGRRDGINGQWSRVWKNVAEAVGVIRPRLVFLENVAALRSRGLDVVAQDLAAIGYDARWTCLRAGDPEVGVPHERDRWFALAYPADAHPDHGGWHRRSGDLAEAPRWDEPAYGGDEAAARRLRLLPTPKASDGPHGGPNQRDTQGRYYLPGQAVRLDARWVSTDGTDYGPATGRWEHVTGRPAPCPTEPGARGNRRLSPGFAEWMMGLPAGWVTAVLDIPRREQLRIIGNGVVPQQRRHAYGRLLGASAARAQAALEVAA is encoded by the coding sequence ATGACCCAACCCACCGACAGGAGGCGAGCCGCCGGCTCGCCTCCTCGCATCATCGGCCTGTGCGCCGGCTACGGCGGCCTGGAGGCCGCGGTGCGCGCCCACATCGGCGGCCAGGTGGTCGCGTTCGCGGAGAACGACCCCTACGCCGCCACCGTCTACACCGCCCGGCACCCGGGCGTTCCGAACATCGGGGACATCACGACCGCCGACTGGGAGCAGGTCCGAGACCTGTACCGGCCCGAGGTGATCAGTGCCGGTTTCCCCTGCCGCAACACCTCGAACGCTGGACGAAGGGACGGGATCAATGGCCAGTGGTCGCGAGTCTGGAAAAACGTCGCTGAGGCTGTGGGCGTCATTCGACCGCGCCTCGTGTTCCTGGAAAACGTGGCGGCGCTCCGCTCGCGGGGGCTGGACGTCGTCGCCCAAGACCTGGCCGCGATCGGGTATGACGCGCGGTGGACATGTCTACGAGCTGGTGACCCCGAAGTCGGCGTCCCGCACGAGCGCGACCGCTGGTTCGCTCTCGCCTATCCCGCTGATGCCCACCCCGACCACGGCGGATGGCACCGGCGGTCCGGGGACCTCGCCGAAGCGCCGCGGTGGGATGAACCTGCGTACGGCGGTGACGAAGCTGCCGCCCGCCGGTTGAGGCTGCTGCCCACCCCGAAGGCGTCCGACGGGCCTCATGGAGGCCCAAACCAGCGGGATACTCAGGGCCGCTACTACCTGCCCGGCCAGGCGGTTCGTCTGGACGCGCGGTGGGTGTCCACTGACGGCACCGACTATGGGCCCGCCACAGGGCGATGGGAGCACGTCACCGGCCGCCCGGCGCCGTGTCCGACCGAGCCCGGAGCCCGCGGGAACCGGCGGCTGTCGCCGGGGTTCGCGGAATGGATGATGGGCCTGCCCGCCGGGTGGGTCACGGCCGTGCTGGACATCCCTCGCAGGGAACAGCTCCGCATCATCGGAAACGGCGTCGTGCCCCAGCAGCGTCGTCACGCCTACGGCCGGCTCTTGGGCGCCTCTGCGGCCAGGGCGCAGGCCGCGTTGGAGGTGGCGGCATGA
- a CDS encoding cell division protein FtsK — MKHPDDDRELFNRLEAEMATGAGGEVVDLDKARAARTDSTAQSTSPALDPSADSPGTGSDRVMADGPAPSGPGLMDRIKATKRHPVIPGWLRSAADFRSAAGWVAGHYAHACAFHAIRTPLYAGKLAVRSPIGAAKFVGGTLRWLTDAEGAPVRSAAIEREDVGEYLALSRQRAGRVRLRLITAAVAAFLGLGFALFLLVMAPDWLWAFGAGIVLALGAAGAPKDRPVVTRAVVAPQVERLTSQIVVRAFTTLGIAEINKAASKGKDGIEFKNPIQRDGKGWRADMDLPYGVTVSDILDRRERLASGLRKPLGCVWPEPVPGEHPGRLMLWVGDMDMAKAPKPVWPLAKSGTASLFKPVPYGTDPRGRAVGFDLMYANFLVGAMPGRGKTFALRILLLAAAMDPTCELHTFEFKGTGDFSAFRTISHSYGSGPGDDATVEACVDSLEYVYEELDRRARVINGLPKDLCPENKVTPQLAAKKSLGLHPLVMTIDECQEVFTHDQHGKRAAELATAIIKRGRALGVILLLGTQRPDADSLPKAISANVGIRFCLQVMGQPENDMVLGTSMYKNGIRATTFTADDLGIGYLVGAGPNPQIVRSYYVDNATADRLCERAHAARAAAGTLPDLTAPTTEKTPDTLLTDVLAVIPASEAKVWNETVIDRLAELRPERYGDWAHMSSEDKTSHLTAALKPYGIATGQVGKRVEGKFTNKRGIERADISTAIAERNRKRDAS; from the coding sequence GTGAAGCACCCTGACGACGACCGCGAACTGTTCAACCGACTCGAAGCAGAGATGGCGACCGGTGCCGGCGGTGAGGTCGTCGACCTCGACAAGGCCCGCGCCGCCCGCACCGACTCGACAGCCCAGTCGACTTCTCCCGCCCTAGACCCGTCGGCCGATTCCCCGGGCACCGGGTCGGATCGGGTGATGGCCGATGGTCCGGCGCCGTCCGGGCCGGGTCTGATGGATCGGATCAAGGCGACCAAGCGGCACCCGGTGATTCCGGGTTGGCTCCGGTCGGCGGCCGACTTCCGCTCGGCTGCGGGTTGGGTGGCCGGCCACTACGCCCACGCCTGCGCCTTCCATGCGATCCGCACCCCGCTGTACGCGGGCAAGCTCGCGGTGCGCTCGCCGATCGGAGCCGCGAAGTTCGTCGGTGGCACATTGCGCTGGCTCACCGATGCCGAGGGCGCCCCGGTGCGGTCTGCGGCCATCGAGCGGGAGGACGTCGGCGAGTACCTGGCCCTGTCGCGCCAGAGGGCCGGACGGGTGCGGCTGCGGCTCATCACCGCCGCCGTGGCCGCCTTCCTGGGGCTCGGTTTCGCCCTGTTCCTGCTGGTCATGGCCCCGGACTGGCTGTGGGCGTTCGGCGCCGGCATCGTGCTCGCCCTCGGGGCCGCGGGCGCCCCCAAGGACCGTCCGGTCGTGACGCGGGCGGTGGTTGCTCCGCAGGTGGAGCGGCTGACCTCGCAGATCGTGGTGCGCGCGTTCACCACCCTGGGCATCGCCGAAATCAACAAGGCCGCCAGCAAGGGCAAGGACGGGATCGAGTTCAAGAACCCCATCCAGCGCGACGGCAAGGGCTGGCGCGCCGACATGGACCTGCCCTACGGCGTGACCGTCTCCGACATCCTCGACCGGCGCGAGCGTCTGGCGTCCGGCCTGCGCAAGCCGCTGGGCTGTGTGTGGCCGGAGCCGGTGCCGGGCGAGCACCCCGGGCGCCTGATGCTGTGGGTCGGCGATATGGACATGGCCAAGGCCCCCAAGCCGGTGTGGCCGCTGGCCAAGTCCGGTACGGCGTCGCTGTTCAAGCCCGTCCCGTACGGCACCGATCCGCGAGGGCGGGCGGTCGGCTTCGACCTGATGTACGCGAACTTCCTGGTCGGCGCCATGCCGGGCCGTGGCAAGACGTTCGCCCTGCGGATCCTGCTACTGGCTGCGGCCATGGACCCGACCTGTGAGCTGCACACCTTCGAGTTCAAGGGCACCGGCGACTTCTCCGCCTTCCGGACCATCTCCCACTCCTACGGCTCCGGCCCCGGCGACGACGCCACCGTCGAAGCCTGCGTCGACTCGCTCGAGTACGTCTACGAGGAGCTGGACCGCCGGGCGCGGGTCATCAACGGCCTGCCCAAGGACCTGTGCCCGGAGAACAAGGTCACCCCGCAGCTCGCGGCGAAGAAGTCGCTCGGTCTGCATCCGCTGGTGATGACGATCGACGAGTGCCAGGAAGTGTTCACCCACGACCAGCACGGCAAGCGGGCAGCTGAGCTGGCCACGGCCATCATCAAGCGGGGCCGCGCCCTGGGCGTCATCCTGCTGCTCGGCACGCAGCGCCCGGATGCCGACAGCCTGCCCAAGGCCATCAGCGCCAACGTCGGCATCCGGTTCTGCCTTCAGGTCATGGGCCAGCCCGAGAACGACATGGTGCTGGGGACGTCGATGTACAAGAACGGCATCCGCGCGACCACGTTCACCGCGGATGACCTGGGCATCGGCTACCTGGTCGGCGCCGGGCCCAACCCGCAGATCGTGCGCTCCTACTACGTCGACAACGCCACCGCCGACCGGCTGTGCGAGCGCGCCCACGCCGCCCGCGCCGCCGCCGGCACCCTGCCCGACCTCACCGCCCCCACGACCGAGAAGACGCCGGACACCCTGCTCACGGACGTCCTCGCGGTCATCCCCGCCAGTGAGGCGAAGGTGTGGAACGAGACGGTCATCGACCGCCTCGCCGAGCTGCGGCCCGAACGCTACGGCGACTGGGCCCACATGAGCAGCGAGGACAAGACCTCGCACCTGACCGCCGCCCTCAAGCCCTACGGCATCGCCACCGGGCAGGTCGGCAAGCGGGTCGAGGGCAAGTTCACCAACAAGCGCGGCATCGAGCGCGCCGACATCTCCACCGCGATCGCGGAGCGTAACCGAAAGCGGGACGCGAGCTGA
- a CDS encoding RRQRL motif-containing zinc-binding protein has protein sequence MSAAFGKCYDPNGARYGIPTYPWRFAPEGMATRRQLRAQGLRPGGQPIAAQLMRRSRHRKAGVSVAFLYRLDLAQPVRPMTSRKWGALALAMLARRTCPACRLDAGYVIPTSLGMCVTCAYPNEQRAA, from the coding sequence ATGTCGGCGGCGTTCGGCAAGTGCTACGACCCGAACGGCGCTCGCTACGGCATCCCCACTTACCCGTGGCGCTTCGCCCCGGAGGGGATGGCCACGCGCCGGCAGTTGAGGGCGCAGGGCCTGCGGCCGGGCGGTCAGCCGATAGCGGCCCAGCTCATGCGCCGCTCCCGCCACCGCAAGGCAGGCGTGAGCGTGGCGTTCCTGTACCGGCTCGACCTCGCCCAACCGGTGCGGCCGATGACCTCGCGCAAGTGGGGTGCGCTCGCTCTGGCGATGCTCGCGCGCCGCACCTGCCCCGCCTGCCGACTCGACGCCGGATACGTGATCCCGACCTCGCTCGGCATGTGCGTGACCTGCGCCTACCCCAACGAACAGCGCGCCGCCTGA
- a CDS encoding conjugal transfer protein, whose protein sequence is MTTQSRKPLTKVQIVVLSAAFVPMLATGAFGGIGTYSNISRAYGKGTALGAVAAGEGATAVLALVLLGLTMLGQSSPRVIRLGLWALPAAASAMAAMAADDPGTTVIYAITPMGMCVSAEGMAFLARRIAVHTDGRDAEGERRAVEVVQRLAYHRARAANHPSEWIRKWSDRASWRLARKVGSCDAVLGSRLLDVQRQRVTIGADAALGAMFRLTQDTTPPLAVNQEESTETVRIRSTADLPESTPAPITANPIVLPSPVAVGFLKSTLSTKPVRAIESAPVRPIEKRTVPAESTRPRRATGRVPEAARSARPKRTADQLLDEARAVTADWPDAKLTAEGIRLAVHTSPKNARTLRDTLRAERGLKAA, encoded by the coding sequence ATGACCACCCAGTCCCGTAAGCCGCTGACCAAGGTTCAGATCGTCGTGCTGAGCGCGGCGTTCGTGCCGATGCTCGCCACCGGCGCGTTCGGCGGCATCGGCACCTACAGCAACATCAGCCGCGCCTACGGCAAGGGCACCGCACTCGGTGCCGTCGCCGCGGGTGAGGGCGCCACGGCCGTCCTCGCGCTCGTACTGCTCGGGCTGACCATGCTGGGCCAGTCCTCCCCGCGCGTCATCCGGCTCGGCCTGTGGGCCCTGCCGGCCGCCGCGTCCGCGATGGCCGCGATGGCCGCCGACGACCCGGGCACCACCGTCATCTACGCCATCACCCCGATGGGCATGTGCGTCTCGGCCGAGGGCATGGCGTTCCTGGCCCGCCGCATCGCGGTGCACACCGACGGCCGGGACGCGGAGGGCGAGCGCCGGGCGGTCGAGGTCGTTCAGCGGCTGGCCTATCACCGGGCCCGCGCCGCGAACCACCCCAGCGAGTGGATCCGCAAGTGGTCGGATCGGGCGTCGTGGCGCCTGGCCCGCAAGGTGGGATCGTGCGATGCGGTCCTGGGATCGAGGCTGCTCGATGTGCAGCGGCAGCGCGTCACGATCGGTGCGGATGCCGCGCTCGGGGCCATGTTCCGCCTCACCCAGGACACCACCCCGCCCCTGGCCGTAAACCAGGAGGAATCTACCGAGACCGTGAGGATTCGGTCTACGGCTGACCTGCCGGAATCGACTCCTGCGCCGATCACGGCGAACCCGATCGTTCTGCCGTCTCCGGTCGCAGTTGGCTTCCTGAAGTCGACCCTTTCGACCAAGCCAGTTCGGGCGATCGAGTCGGCCCCGGTCCGGCCGATCGAGAAGCGCACGGTGCCCGCGGAATCGACCCGACCTCGCCGGGCCACCGGTCGCGTTCCGGAGGCGGCCCGATCGGCCCGCCCCAAGCGGACCGCCGATCAGCTGCTCGATGAGGCCCGCGCCGTGACGGCCGATTGGCCAGACGCGAAGCTGACCGCCGAGGGAATCCGCCTCGCGGTGCACACCTCTCCGAAGAACGCCCGGACCTTGCGCGACACGCTGCGCGCTGAACGCGGTCTCAAGGCCGCGTGA
- a CDS encoding DUF6284 family protein — protein sequence MKNIAALQAVVTADGFDREPTVAELDAIETEMPVILARVELLDAQIVTLDRTPTELYERRIRRSRRRVLAARRELANQAVTGGAA from the coding sequence ATGAAGAACATCGCTGCACTTCAGGCCGTCGTTACGGCCGACGGGTTCGACCGCGAGCCGACAGTCGCGGAGCTGGACGCTATCGAGACTGAGATGCCCGTCATCCTGGCTCGCGTCGAGCTGCTGGACGCGCAGATCGTCACCCTGGACCGCACCCCGACCGAGCTGTACGAGCGGCGCATCCGCCGGTCCCGTCGTCGGGTCCTGGCCGCGCGCCGTGAGCTGGCCAACCAGGCCGTGACGGGCGGTGCCGCGTGA
- a CDS encoding GntR family transcriptional regulator, with protein MDSSPDAPKPTAKDIAATYRSEIAGGEREAGSRLPAARQLAKQLGVQLMTVQSAYSQLRDEGLVLTQQGRGTFVRDPSVPLGTEPGSSPAFTALSTELSSIHDALRLLGERLDRLEEIVGSETPHGQ; from the coding sequence ATGGATTCGAGCCCTGACGCACCGAAGCCGACCGCCAAAGACATCGCAGCGACGTACCGCAGTGAGATCGCAGGCGGCGAGCGCGAAGCAGGCTCCCGCCTGCCGGCGGCTCGCCAGCTCGCCAAGCAGCTTGGCGTGCAGCTCATGACCGTGCAGAGCGCGTACAGCCAGCTCCGGGACGAGGGACTGGTTCTCACTCAGCAAGGGCGCGGGACTTTCGTCCGCGACCCTTCGGTGCCCCTGGGTACGGAACCCGGGAGCAGCCCTGCGTTCACCGCGCTCTCCACTGAGCTCAGTTCGATCCATGACGCCCTCCGCCTTCTAGGGGAACGCCTGGACCGTCTTGAGGAGATCGTCGGCAGCGAGACTCCGCACGGACAATGA
- a CDS encoding flavoprotein, translated as MQGGAVSSQNRGVLGVVGSGAGGVESLRVGLVEPAMRLGWQVAVTLTPTAGRWLRANGEAERLEQATGLPVRDEPRFPGEARPHPQVDCYVVAPASANTVAKLATGLMDNQALTQVGEAIGTLDLPVVVFPRVNAAHARHPAWGGYVEALRAGGVHLVGGPEVWPLYEPRDAPSGRALPWAAVLEAVHAATG; from the coding sequence ATGCAGGGCGGTGCAGTGAGTTCACAGAATCGTGGAGTGCTCGGGGTCGTGGGTTCCGGGGCCGGGGGAGTGGAGTCGCTCCGCGTGGGTCTGGTGGAACCTGCGATGAGGCTGGGATGGCAGGTTGCGGTAACGCTTACGCCGACTGCTGGCCGTTGGCTTCGAGCGAATGGCGAAGCCGAGCGGCTGGAGCAGGCGACTGGCCTACCGGTGCGCGACGAACCGCGGTTTCCCGGCGAAGCGCGGCCCCATCCTCAAGTCGATTGCTACGTGGTCGCACCGGCGTCTGCGAACACGGTGGCGAAGTTGGCGACAGGCTTGATGGACAACCAGGCGCTCACGCAGGTGGGCGAGGCCATCGGGACGTTGGACCTGCCCGTGGTTGTCTTCCCTCGCGTCAACGCGGCCCACGCCCGTCATCCCGCGTGGGGCGGGTACGTCGAGGCCCTGCGGGCTGGCGGAGTGCATTTGGTCGGCGGGCCCGAGGTGTGGCCCTTGTACGAGCCGCGTGACGCCCCATCTGGGCGTGCGCTTCCCTGGGCTGCCGTCTTGGAAGCGGTACACGCTGCAACGGGATGA